A window of the Marinifilum sp. JC120 genome harbors these coding sequences:
- a CDS encoding Crp/Fnr family transcriptional regulator: MKKTHNLEKISLFAGLNSEELEKISQIIIPRELKKGEQIFIAGSDATGFYSIESGKVKIYRESLAGKEQIIHIFGAGEIFGEVPVFQGACYPASAVTLAKSTLLYFPRDRFEKVIREDPDLAMSMLALLSGRLRQLVNQVAALSLSEVPARLASYLLLLKSTQNSNKLELDLPKGLIASYLGTIQETLSRVFKKMSEQGLIKVERKTVEIIDEASLELIASGEEQL, from the coding sequence ATGAAAAAGACACATAATCTCGAAAAAATCAGCCTTTTTGCTGGCCTTAACAGCGAAGAACTGGAAAAAATCTCACAAATCATCATCCCGCGTGAATTAAAAAAGGGTGAACAGATTTTTATTGCTGGAAGCGATGCCACGGGCTTTTATTCAATCGAGTCCGGAAAAGTAAAAATTTACCGGGAATCATTGGCTGGAAAAGAACAGATTATTCATATTTTCGGGGCAGGAGAGATTTTCGGGGAAGTGCCTGTTTTTCAGGGGGCCTGCTATCCAGCCAGTGCAGTAACTCTAGCGAAATCCACCCTGCTCTATTTCCCGCGTGACCGCTTCGAAAAGGTCATCCGCGAAGACCCGGACCTTGCTATGTCCATGCTGGCCCTGCTCTCAGGAAGGTTACGCCAGCTGGTCAACCAAGTGGCGGCATTGAGTTTGAGCGAAGTCCCGGCAAGACTGGCCAGTTACCTGCTTCTGCTCAAATCCACCCAGAATTCCAACAAACTGGAACTAGACCTGCCCAAAGGGCTGATCGCCTCATATCTGGGCACCATTCAGGAAACACTATCCCGCGTCTTCAAGAAAATGAGCGAACAAGGTTTGATCAAGGTGGAGCGGAAAACAGTCGAAATTATTGACGAGGCATCACTTGAACTGATTGCCAGCGGTGAAGAACAACTTTAA
- a CDS encoding ATP-binding cassette domain-containing protein: MRELLRRLSLHPFLAFEICLASFFINILSLASPIFVIQVLNRYVGYGFDGTLITLTTGMLIAGVLNHAFTLVRGRLASAVNVGPDRMLSETVLGCLARAKMNTLGRIPPARIHELMSGIQVVQSGYDASVICSVLDMPFFILFVGATFFLSPVLALITLLAIACSMLAGWLNMRRGKRMTDVMRNESVVHRGNLANAISGADTVRAFGGRGFLSGVFQEQMDKLQQIKRDMVQSGTRGQAVLQSIAMLLRVMVYAVGAREVVAGSMSTGGLIGASILSGKALAVSASFMKSRAMIAQAGQMMQSLQEFVRQPLESETGTELKNYRGGIEIKDLGFAYPGSTGPLFEGLEVNIEPGNIVIITGHNGAGKTSLVRLLLGLIDPGRGQILVGGVDVRQLSAPWWRKQVMYLPQEPTFLNATIRENICLNNPNMDAERVNRVVEISGLKKYLDTSVQGLEAQVVNGGAELAVGIRRRLALARALSVQGAVAVLDEPAEGFDIEGLRAMDMIIQSMAKAKKTMVMVSQDMRLMQRADIIIDLGNKPKPNVLFPKRDAEPDKAEPSKSGSVQ, from the coding sequence ATGAGAGAGTTGTTGAGGAGATTGTCGTTACATCCATTCCTGGCCTTTGAGATCTGCCTTGCTTCTTTTTTTATCAATATATTATCCCTTGCTTCTCCCATTTTCGTCATTCAGGTCCTGAACCGTTATGTCGGGTACGGCTTTGACGGAACCCTGATCACCCTGACCACCGGGATGCTTATAGCAGGTGTTTTGAACCATGCTTTTACTTTGGTCCGGGGGCGTCTGGCTTCCGCAGTCAATGTGGGGCCGGACCGCATGCTTTCCGAAACCGTTCTGGGCTGCCTTGCAAGAGCCAAGATGAACACTCTGGGCAGAATTCCCCCGGCCCGTATTCATGAACTCATGAGCGGAATACAGGTCGTGCAGTCCGGGTATGATGCATCAGTTATCTGTTCTGTTTTGGATATGCCTTTCTTTATCCTTTTCGTAGGGGCAACCTTTTTCCTCAGTCCGGTACTGGCCCTGATTACCTTGCTGGCTATCGCTTGTTCCATGCTGGCAGGCTGGCTGAACATGAGGCGCGGTAAGCGGATGACCGACGTCATGCGTAATGAGTCCGTGGTGCACCGGGGCAATCTTGCAAATGCTATCAGCGGAGCCGATACTGTCCGTGCTTTTGGCGGACGCGGATTTTTGAGCGGAGTATTTCAGGAACAGATGGATAAATTGCAGCAGATCAAGCGGGATATGGTTCAAAGCGGTACTCGCGGTCAGGCTGTTTTGCAGAGCATAGCCATGCTGTTGCGGGTTATGGTTTATGCCGTGGGAGCGCGTGAGGTCGTTGCCGGATCAATGAGCACCGGCGGACTGATCGGGGCTTCCATACTTTCCGGTAAAGCTCTGGCTGTTTCAGCATCTTTCATGAAATCACGGGCAATGATCGCGCAGGCCGGGCAGATGATGCAGTCTTTGCAGGAATTTGTGCGCCAGCCCCTTGAATCTGAAACAGGAACAGAACTTAAGAATTACAGGGGCGGCATAGAGATTAAGGATCTCGGTTTTGCCTATCCCGGTTCAACCGGACCTCTTTTCGAAGGTCTGGAGGTAAATATTGAACCGGGCAATATTGTGATTATTACCGGGCATAACGGAGCCGGGAAAACGTCCCTTGTACGCTTGCTGTTGGGGCTTATCGATCCCGGACGGGGGCAGATTCTTGTGGGGGGAGTGGATGTGCGCCAGCTTTCCGCTCCATGGTGGCGTAAGCAGGTCATGTATTTGCCCCAAGAGCCGACTTTTCTTAATGCCACCATCAGGGAAAATATCTGTTTGAATAATCCGAATATGGATGCTGAACGGGTCAACCGTGTTGTGGAAATTTCCGGGCTCAAGAAGTATCTTGATACCAGTGTTCAAGGACTTGAGGCACAGGTGGTAAACGGCGGAGCTGAACTTGCAGTGGGTATCCGGCGCAGGCTTGCCCTTGCCCGGGCTCTGTCTGTTCAGGGAGCGGTTGCAGTGCTTGATGAACCCGCCGAGGGATTTGATATTGAAGGGTTGCGGGCCATGGACATGATTATTCAGAGCATGGCTAAAGCAAAAAAGACCATGGTGATGGTTTCACAGGATATGCGGCTCATGCAGCGCGCAGATATAATTATCGATCTTGGCAATAAACCGAAGCCGAACGTGCTTTTCCCGAAAAGGGACGCAGAACCGGATAAAGCTGAACCGTCCAAAAGCGGGAGTGTGCAATGA
- a CDS encoding chemotaxis signal transduction protein CheV, with the protein MTGNKILLESGTNEVELLELYLDEGNGDAYKRWSFGLNVAKVKKIVREVDLKNFSGRKQNGSISRASSSVDTKSPLVLGMFEFMGTVIPLIDLSGWLHMEPVTNERRMVLVTEFNEVVSAFLVSGVNRIHRISWQDLESLQGNMAKYAEGTIIGTVKLTDPDRILQVLDLEQAMEDLNPARDKAAIEEVEESLECVYQALCADDSRAMRNLVKMSLERGGFEVTAYQNGLEIWKALEEISNKVKQTGIHVSEFVQIVVSDIEMPGMDGHALTKRIKEDPYLRDLTVYLFSSLITDELLHKGEAVGANRQYSKPQIATLVKQARADLDELYKCRP; encoded by the coding sequence ATGACGGGGAATAAAATTCTGCTTGAATCCGGAACCAATGAGGTTGAGCTTCTGGAACTTTACCTTGATGAGGGGAACGGCGATGCTTATAAACGTTGGTCCTTCGGCCTGAATGTTGCCAAAGTTAAAAAAATTGTCAGGGAAGTGGATCTTAAAAATTTTTCCGGTCGCAAGCAGAATGGCAGCATTTCCAGAGCTTCCTCCTCAGTTGATACAAAGAGTCCATTAGTGCTGGGTATGTTCGAGTTCATGGGGACAGTTATCCCGCTCATTGATCTTAGCGGATGGCTGCACATGGAGCCGGTTACTAATGAACGGCGCATGGTGCTGGTCACTGAATTTAATGAAGTTGTCAGTGCTTTTCTTGTCTCCGGTGTGAATAGAATTCACCGCATAAGCTGGCAGGACCTTGAATCTTTGCAAGGCAATATGGCCAAATATGCCGAAGGGACCATCATCGGCACGGTAAAGCTTACTGATCCAGACCGCATCCTTCAGGTTCTTGACCTTGAACAGGCCATGGAAGACCTTAACCCTGCACGGGATAAAGCTGCTATTGAAGAGGTGGAAGAATCGCTTGAATGTGTATATCAGGCTTTGTGCGCTGACGATTCCCGTGCCATGCGTAATCTGGTTAAAATGTCCCTTGAGCGGGGCGGATTTGAGGTTACAGCCTATCAGAACGGGCTGGAAATTTGGAAGGCCCTCGAAGAAATTTCAAATAAGGTCAAGCAGACCGGAATTCACGTTTCCGAATTTGTCCAAATTGTGGTCTCGGATATTGAAATGCCGGGAATGGACGGACATGCTTTGACCAAGCGGATCAAAGAAGACCCCTATCTGCGGGATCTGACCGTTTATCTTTTTTCATCTTTGATTACTGATGAGCTGCTGCACAAAGGTGAAGCCGTAGGTGCCAACCGCCAGTATTCCAAGCCGCAGATTGCGACGTTGGTTAAGCAGGCCAGAGCGGATCTTGACGAACTTTATAAGTGTAGACCTTAA
- a CDS encoding glycosyltransferase family 41 protein, whose translation MSSKGAASGQPEEKQLDWIDTVTPRVKEIFINAVKAHSAGNYDEAVALYSVALNQLPDDPVLLGNLGVALRAQDKFKAAEACYRRSIAVKPDNSGTWSNLGNVLRRQGRLKESVACHRRAIELDRKFIDAYYNLGLVLQDIGKLDEAIRFFNHCLKFKPDDDRINWDKSLALLAKGDFINGFELYEYRWKREELVNRHFRQPLWDGSPLNGKRIFVYAEQGFGDTLNFCRYIPLVAEAGGKVFFECQPELVSLLEGMDGIEEIFSDGGTLPEFDVQTPLISLPRILKHDMQSIPRECPYLKPPAQAGFPVHVPEGTKFKIGIVWAGKPTHKNDHNRSVSLENFLPFAGLPGVTLYSLQKGPETKQRDEFGCGMLVRDLGNGCEDFADTAKVMGQLDLIITVDTSVAHLAGALNVPVWVAIPYNPDWRWMRKRKDSPWYPSMTLFRQKKAGDWNSVFSGMLAALKQKLGS comes from the coding sequence ATGAGCAGTAAAGGAGCAGCTTCGGGGCAACCGGAGGAGAAGCAGCTGGACTGGATCGATACGGTTACGCCTCGGGTAAAGGAAATTTTTATTAATGCGGTAAAAGCGCATTCCGCAGGTAATTATGACGAGGCCGTTGCCCTTTACTCCGTTGCCTTGAATCAACTGCCTGACGATCCGGTATTGCTCGGTAATCTTGGAGTGGCCTTGCGTGCGCAGGATAAGTTCAAGGCTGCTGAAGCATGCTATCGCAGGTCCATTGCAGTTAAGCCGGATAACTCCGGTACATGGAGTAATCTGGGTAATGTTCTGCGCAGGCAGGGAAGGCTCAAAGAATCTGTAGCCTGCCATCGCCGGGCAATTGAACTGGATCGCAAATTTATCGATGCCTACTACAATCTCGGATTGGTTTTGCAGGATATCGGTAAGTTGGATGAGGCTATCCGTTTTTTTAACCATTGCCTGAAATTCAAACCCGATGATGACAGGATTAATTGGGATAAATCTCTGGCGCTGCTTGCAAAAGGTGATTTTATCAACGGTTTTGAGCTCTATGAATATCGCTGGAAGCGTGAAGAGCTCGTGAACCGTCATTTTCGCCAGCCGCTCTGGGACGGTTCTCCCTTGAACGGGAAAAGAATTTTTGTTTATGCGGAACAAGGGTTCGGGGACACTCTCAACTTCTGCCGTTATATTCCCCTTGTGGCCGAGGCCGGGGGGAAAGTTTTTTTCGAGTGCCAGCCGGAGCTGGTTTCCCTGCTGGAAGGAATGGATGGAATTGAGGAAATTTTCAGTGATGGAGGTACGTTGCCGGAATTTGATGTGCAGACTCCGCTCATCAGTCTGCCGAGAATTTTGAAACATGATATGCAGTCCATCCCTCGGGAATGCCCTTATCTTAAACCTCCTGCTCAGGCTGGATTTCCGGTTCATGTCCCGGAAGGAACTAAATTCAAGATCGGGATTGTCTGGGCCGGTAAGCCTACCCATAAAAATGATCATAACCGCTCGGTAAGTCTCGAGAATTTCTTGCCCTTTGCAGGTCTCCCCGGGGTGACTCTCTATTCGTTGCAAAAAGGCCCTGAAACTAAGCAGCGTGATGAATTTGGGTGCGGGATGCTGGTGCGCGATCTTGGTAACGGCTGTGAGGATTTTGCGGATACAGCCAAGGTCATGGGGCAACTGGACTTGATTATTACTGTGGATACATCGGTTGCCCATTTGGCTGGAGCATTAAATGTTCCTGTCTGGGTAGCGATTCCTTACAATCCTGATTGGCGTTGGATGCGTAAGCGCAAGGATTCGCCATGGTATCCGAGTATGACTCTTTTTCGTCAGAAAAAGGCCGGAGACTGGAATTCTGTTTTCAGCGGCATGCTTGCGGCTTTAAAACAGAAGCTTGGAAGTTAA
- a CDS encoding 4Fe-4S ferredoxin, whose amino-acid sequence MKVLRKMISIDEELCDGCGQCVPGCEEGALQIIDGKAKLVAEKYCDGLGACLGECPTGALKVIEVEADDFDPEAVKELLTEQGREVPNHMPAPESLRLNNAKPASGGCGCAGSKLEAFAPAASPCQQANVPTDSEAGPSQLTHWPIQIRLVPADAPFLKGADLLLTADCVAVSLPGYHERFLPGKKVLMGCPKFDDVQMYVQRLTEIFSVSGLKSITVLEMEVPCCSNFSKIVAAALKQAGADIPAEKIIVKRTGEIKAKTTLDQPVPL is encoded by the coding sequence ATGAAAGTATTACGTAAGATGATCAGTATAGATGAAGAACTCTGTGACGGCTGTGGCCAGTGTGTACCGGGCTGTGAAGAGGGTGCATTGCAGATTATTGACGGCAAGGCCAAGCTTGTGGCTGAAAAGTACTGTGACGGTCTAGGTGCCTGTCTGGGCGAATGTCCCACTGGTGCACTGAAGGTTATTGAAGTTGAAGCTGATGACTTTGACCCTGAAGCAGTTAAAGAGCTGCTGACCGAGCAAGGCCGTGAAGTGCCGAACCATATGCCTGCCCCTGAGAGCCTGCGCCTGAATAATGCCAAGCCAGCATCCGGCGGTTGCGGTTGTGCAGGCTCCAAGCTTGAAGCTTTTGCTCCTGCCGCTTCTCCCTGCCAGCAGGCAAATGTACCTACTGATTCAGAGGCCGGACCCTCGCAGCTGACCCACTGGCCGATCCAGATTCGTCTGGTGCCTGCGGATGCTCCTTTTCTGAAAGGCGCGGATCTGTTGCTCACTGCTGACTGTGTGGCGGTTTCGCTTCCGGGCTACCATGAAAGGTTTTTACCCGGTAAGAAGGTGCTCATGGGCTGCCCCAAGTTTGATGATGTGCAGATGTATGTGCAGCGTCTGACCGAAATTTTCAGCGTGAGCGGTCTTAAGTCTATTACTGTGCTGGAAATGGAAGTTCCCTGTTGTTCCAATTTCAGCAAGATTGTTGCTGCGGCACTTAAGCAGGCCGGAGCGGACATTCCCGCGGAAAAGATTATTGTAAAGCGTACCGGGGAAATTAAGGCCAAGACTACACTTGATCAGCCTGTACCACTCTAA
- a CDS encoding ferredoxin, whose product MSRTVAVDVDECVGCEACVEVCPGMFVMGVCDLAQVQNPEGAGESEVEAAMELCPTNCIHWED is encoded by the coding sequence ATGAGTCGCACAGTAGCTGTTGATGTTGATGAATGTGTTGGTTGTGAAGCTTGTGTTGAAGTGTGCCCCGGTATGTTTGTAATGGGTGTCTGTGATCTGGCGCAAGTCCAGAATCCCGAAGGGGCCGGTGAGTCTGAGGTGGAAGCTGCAATGGAGCTTTGTCCTACCAATTGTATTCACTGGGAAGATTAA
- a CDS encoding 4Fe-4S binding protein codes for MAGFIFISLSYLLLAAHALRGGDNGLVLFLIGSAGLAFSRQRWAGNVTGLLLGCASFLWLNKGAGLISLRIYTGGEWTRLALIMGALFALTVFSAAYCFSPAGRERFCRTKEQGWFKASIFLLTAILLEITRSKVSFPILLADRFFPGWGRAEIFLLALYASWLGGRMFSPEGAKAMRPRIWALFSLVFFGQLALGLAGIEQFLMSGKLHLPVPALIAAGPVFRGSGFFMPILFTVSVFLVGPAWCSHLCYIGAWDDQCSRIGHLKPSKNFKSRLIWLRLALLVLVIGAAWAMRAAGVSTVIAVWCAALFGLLGIMIMLWFSRRMGMMVHCTAFCPMGIVSNLLGRISPWRMKISADCCKCMKCSKSCRYNALKPEDIEAGRPGISCTFCGDCVSSCSSASIGYRLPFMAPDASRKIFLVLVISLHALFLGVARI; via the coding sequence GTGGCTGGCTTCATTTTCATTTCCCTCTCATATCTGTTGCTGGCAGCTCATGCATTGCGTGGCGGCGATAACGGTCTGGTCCTTTTTTTGATCGGTTCCGCAGGGCTTGCTTTCAGCAGGCAACGCTGGGCCGGGAATGTTACGGGTCTTTTGCTCGGCTGTGCATCTTTTCTCTGGCTGAATAAAGGTGCTGGACTGATAAGTCTCCGTATTTATACCGGAGGGGAGTGGACCCGTCTGGCCTTAATAATGGGCGCGCTCTTTGCTCTGACCGTATTTTCTGCCGCTTATTGTTTCTCTCCAGCCGGGAGAGAGCGTTTCTGCCGAACTAAAGAACAGGGCTGGTTTAAAGCTTCCATTTTTCTGCTGACTGCAATTCTACTCGAAATTACCCGAAGCAAGGTTTCCTTTCCCATTCTGCTTGCTGACCGCTTTTTCCCCGGATGGGGCAGGGCGGAGATTTTTTTGCTGGCTCTCTATGCTTCATGGCTTGGTGGCAGAATGTTCAGCCCGGAAGGAGCTAAAGCCATGCGTCCGCGTATCTGGGCTTTGTTCTCCTTGGTCTTTTTCGGGCAACTAGCCCTTGGTTTAGCCGGGATTGAACAGTTTCTGATGAGCGGAAAACTTCACCTTCCCGTGCCCGCCCTTATCGCCGCCGGGCCTGTTTTTCGCGGTTCCGGTTTCTTTATGCCTATTCTTTTTACTGTCTCAGTATTTCTGGTCGGTCCGGCGTGGTGCAGTCATCTCTGCTACATCGGGGCATGGGATGATCAGTGCAGCCGCATTGGTCATCTTAAACCGTCGAAGAATTTTAAATCCCGGCTCATTTGGCTGCGACTTGCTTTGCTGGTACTTGTTATCGGTGCGGCGTGGGCTATGCGCGCGGCAGGAGTTTCAACTGTGATTGCGGTCTGGTGCGCGGCTCTATTCGGCTTGCTGGGGATTATGATTATGCTCTGGTTTTCCCGGCGTATGGGCATGATGGTCCATTGCACGGCTTTTTGCCCCATGGGAATTGTTTCCAATCTGCTGGGCCGTATTTCGCCTTGGCGGATGAAGATTTCAGCAGATTGCTGCAAATGCATGAAGTGCAGCAAAAGTTGTCGATACAATGCCTTGAAGCCTGAAGACATCGAGGCAGGGCGTCCCGGAATTTCGTGCACCTTTTGCGGGGATTGTGTTTCCAGTTGCTCTTCAGCAAGTATCGGTTATCGGTTGCCGTTCATGGCTCCGGATGCTTCCCGCAAAATATTCCTTGTTCTGGTCATTTCTTTGCATGCTCTATTTTTGGGAGTGGCCCGTATCTGA
- a CDS encoding hydroxylamine reductase: protein MFCNQCEQTAKGQGCTVKGVCGKSNEVSAIQDLLVQLCVELGTAATAARKEGVAVSAETNRLTAEAVFSTLTNVNFDDERFVPVIKNVAAARDELTGKVSADCGPVTKVAATAAELSKQGEAFPVTSFDENEDLRSLKQILVYGLKGVAAYVDHAAILGQEDDELYAQIHEALSVVPQQLGMEELVGWAMKCGEMNLKAMELLDAGNTGAYGHPVPTEVPLGAKAGKAILVSGHDLKDLRQLLEQTEGTGINIYTHGEMLPCHGYPELKKFDHFYGHYGTAWQNQAKEFAAFPGAILMTTNCIQKPVESYKGDIFTTGLVGWPGVTHVANGDFAAVIAKAKELPGFAADTDNGAVLCGFARNAVLGVADKVIEGVKAGAIKHFFLVGGCDGAKPGRNYYTDFVEQAPKDTVILTLACGKFRFFDKQLGDIGGIPRLLDIGQCNDAYSAIQIAVALAGAFECDVNELPLSMILSWYEQKAVSILLTLLHLGIKDIRLGPSLPAFITPNVLNFLVENFNIMPISTPEEDLKAILG, encoded by the coding sequence ATGTTTTGTAATCAGTGTGAACAGACTGCTAAGGGTCAGGGCTGCACCGTTAAAGGTGTTTGCGGCAAGAGTAATGAAGTCTCTGCCATTCAGGATCTTCTTGTTCAGCTTTGTGTCGAGCTTGGTACAGCAGCTACCGCAGCACGTAAAGAAGGTGTTGCCGTTTCAGCTGAAACCAACCGCCTTACCGCTGAAGCCGTTTTCTCTACTCTTACTAACGTCAATTTTGACGATGAAAGATTTGTTCCGGTCATTAAGAATGTTGCTGCCGCTCGTGACGAACTGACCGGTAAGGTCAGCGCGGACTGTGGTCCTGTAACCAAGGTTGCTGCTACTGCTGCTGAACTGAGCAAGCAGGGCGAAGCATTCCCCGTAACCTCCTTTGATGAAAATGAAGATCTGCGCTCCCTGAAGCAGATTCTTGTCTACGGCCTCAAGGGTGTCGCTGCTTACGTTGACCACGCAGCCATTCTTGGTCAGGAAGACGATGAACTTTATGCCCAGATTCACGAAGCTCTTTCCGTAGTTCCGCAGCAGCTCGGTATGGAAGAGCTGGTAGGCTGGGCAATGAAGTGTGGTGAAATGAACCTCAAGGCCATGGAACTTCTCGATGCAGGTAACACCGGTGCTTACGGTCATCCCGTACCCACCGAAGTTCCCCTCGGTGCCAAGGCCGGTAAGGCTATCCTCGTTTCCGGTCATGATCTTAAGGATCTGCGCCAACTCCTCGAGCAGACCGAAGGAACCGGAATCAATATTTACACCCACGGTGAAATGCTGCCCTGTCACGGCTATCCTGAACTGAAGAAGTTCGACCATTTTTATGGACATTACGGTACTGCATGGCAGAATCAGGCAAAAGAATTTGCCGCATTCCCCGGTGCTATCCTCATGACCACCAACTGCATTCAGAAGCCTGTTGAAAGCTACAAAGGTGATATTTTCACCACCGGTCTTGTGGGCTGGCCCGGAGTTACCCATGTTGCCAACGGTGATTTCGCAGCAGTAATTGCAAAAGCAAAAGAACTGCCCGGTTTTGCAGCTGATACCGACAACGGTGCCGTTCTTTGCGGTTTCGCACGCAACGCAGTGCTCGGCGTAGCTGACAAGGTAATCGAAGGCGTGAAGGCCGGTGCCATCAAGCACTTCTTCCTCGTCGGCGGTTGCGACGGTGCCAAGCCCGGACGTAACTACTACACTGATTTCGTAGAGCAGGCTCCCAAGGATACCGTTATCCTGACCCTCGCTTGCGGTAAGTTTCGCTTCTTTGACAAGCAGCTCGGCGACATCGGCGGTATCCCCCGTCTGCTGGATATCGGACAGTGCAACGATGCTTACTCCGCAATCCAGATTGCAGTTGCTCTTGCTGGCGCATTCGAATGCGACGTGAACGAGCTTCCCCTGTCCATGATCCTGTCATGGTACGAGCAGAAGGCAGTATCCATCCTGCTGACCCTGCTGCACCTCGGCATCAAGGACATCCGCCTCGGGCCCAGTCTTCCCGCTTTCATCACACCTAACGTGCTGAACTTCCTCGTTGAAAACTTCAACATTATGCCTATCAGCACACCTGAAGAAGATCTCAAGGCAATTCTCGGTTAA
- a CDS encoding HlyD family type I secretion periplasmic adaptor subunit — MTGMTPEYSGEVKGASHFFLFLCIAMCLGFLGWACFFQLDIVSQAEGEVIPSSRVKPVQHLEGGIIMKINVREGESVAKGQELVVLEATASDSTVDELEVRVTSLRVNIARLSAEDKGLDAPDYPKDIYKKFPALIERSLKLFQTRKARVESDLLSEREKIKQRVQDIKQITSRQRNSRNSLKLLREQIQISAGLLEDGLTSRYKHLGFLKEESKLKSAIEEDSAKLGKARSVLAQAKADIGEIRNSYLASVREELQEDRREFDELSQRLRKFADNLSRTVIRSPVDGVVKTFYVVSVGEVVRPGMTIMDIVPAGDKLVIEARLPISDIGYVKDGQKAVVKLASSDASRFGNLDGKVVNISPDADSTDRGLTFYRVRIVTDKDFFEHDGNHYKLFPGIRVIAGIHIGTRSVMEYLLEPFMGSISYAMRER; from the coding sequence ATGACCGGCATGACCCCGGAATATTCCGGCGAAGTAAAGGGCGCCAGCCATTTTTTTCTTTTCCTGTGCATTGCCATGTGTCTGGGATTTTTAGGCTGGGCCTGTTTTTTCCAATTGGATATTGTCAGCCAGGCGGAAGGGGAAGTTATCCCCAGTTCACGGGTCAAGCCCGTGCAGCACCTTGAGGGCGGCATCATTATGAAGATTAATGTCCGCGAAGGGGAGAGCGTGGCAAAAGGGCAGGAGCTGGTCGTTCTGGAAGCTACTGCCAGCGATTCTACCGTGGATGAGCTTGAAGTCCGGGTAACTTCCCTGCGGGTCAATATCGCTCGTCTTTCTGCTGAGGATAAGGGACTTGATGCTCCTGATTATCCCAAGGATATTTATAAAAAATTTCCCGCTTTGATTGAACGATCCCTGAAATTATTCCAGACCCGCAAGGCCCGTGTTGAGAGTGATTTGCTTTCAGAACGGGAAAAGATCAAGCAGCGTGTGCAGGATATCAAACAGATTACTTCCCGGCAGCGTAATTCCCGCAACAGCTTGAAACTCTTGCGTGAGCAGATTCAAATCAGTGCCGGACTCTTGGAGGATGGCCTGACTTCCCGCTACAAACATCTCGGATTTCTTAAGGAAGAATCTAAGCTTAAGAGTGCCATTGAGGAGGATTCCGCAAAGCTAGGTAAGGCCCGCTCCGTATTGGCGCAGGCCAAGGCTGATATCGGGGAGATCAGGAATTCTTATCTGGCATCGGTACGTGAGGAGTTGCAGGAGGACCGCAGAGAATTTGATGAGCTTTCACAGCGGCTCAGGAAATTTGCGGATAATCTTAGCCGTACAGTCATTCGTTCACCGGTGGATGGCGTGGTCAAGACTTTTTACGTGGTCAGTGTCGGTGAGGTTGTGCGGCCCGGTATGACTATTATGGATATTGTTCCGGCTGGGGACAAGCTTGTTATTGAAGCGCGGCTGCCTATCAGTGATATCGGTTATGTTAAAGACGGACAGAAGGCGGTGGTCAAGCTGGCTTCAAGCGATGCTTCCCGTTTCGGCAATCTTGATGGCAAAGTCGTGAATATCAGCCCTGATGCGGACTCCACTGACAGGGGACTGACTTTTTACCGGGTGCGCATTGTGACTGATAAGGATTTTTTTGAGCACGATGGAAATCATTATAAGCTTTTTCCCGGCATCCGCGTGATCGCCGGAATCCACATCGGGACCCGTTCAGTTATGGAATATCTTCTTGAGCCGTTTATGGGGTCCATCAGTTATGCCATGAGGGAACGATGA
- a CDS encoding 4Fe-4S dicluster domain-containing protein produces MDKTSVINACRGTAGGCRFALFIDEDFSGRIESVIEDTGWPQFLDQKFGGKISRHKMASVNVAACPNGCSRPHIADIGLIRACVPVIDHEGCIGCEECVRNCSDQAMTMVDDKVVIAREKCLVCGYCTNVCPTEVISCGRSGWRFLVGGRLGRHPRLGTELPGVYTSDEVLDLIARCMKIWMDNYVDGKRFGWVMERVGHDKLLLE; encoded by the coding sequence ATGGATAAAACCTCTGTAATTAATGCCTGCCGGGGAACTGCCGGAGGATGCCGTTTTGCCTTGTTTATTGATGAAGATTTTTCTGGACGAATTGAGAGTGTAATTGAGGACACTGGCTGGCCTCAATTTCTTGATCAAAAGTTTGGCGGAAAAATAAGTAGGCATAAAATGGCCAGTGTAAACGTTGCAGCATGCCCCAACGGTTGTTCACGTCCGCACATTGCCGATATTGGTCTGATCAGGGCTTGTGTTCCGGTTATAGATCATGAGGGGTGTATCGGCTGTGAAGAGTGTGTACGTAATTGTTCTGACCAGGCAATGACCATGGTGGATGATAAAGTTGTTATAGCTCGCGAGAAATGTCTGGTCTGCGGTTATTGCACCAATGTCTGCCCCACTGAGGTTATTTCATGTGGCCGCAGTGGTTGGCGTTTTCTGGTGGGCGGTAGATTGGGGCGTCATCCGAGACTTGGAACAGAGCTTCCCGGCGTTTATACCAGTGATGAAGTGCTGGATCTGATTGCCAGATGCATGAAAATCTGGATGGATAATTATGTGGATGGTAAACGTTTCGGCTGGGTCATGGAACGGGTCGGACATGATAAACTCCTTCTGGAGTAG